The window ATCATAGAGATGGCCTCTACGGCAGCTCTGCTGGGACTCGAATACATCGCCATTACCGATCACCCTGAACAGAGGGTCGGCGTGAATGGCTTTCGTCGAAATGATTTGATCAGGCAGTTTTCCGACATTGAAGCCGCCCGCAAACTCCATCCGGAGATCACGATTCTCAAAGGAATAGAGACAAAGATATTGGAAGACGGCTCCCTCGATGTGCCGGACTCCCTCCTGCGGGAGCTCGATATCGTTGTGGCCGCAGTGGATGGGAATTTCGATCTTTCACGTGCATCGCAAACGCAGCGCTTACTGCGTGCACTGTGCAATCCGCATGTCAATATTCTGGCCCACCCCAGCAGTCGGCTTCTCCCGGATCGCCCGCCGTGCGAGGTGGACATGCTGGCGGTGATGCGGTCTGCAAAGGAGCGGGGTATTGCGCTTGAGCTTAATTCCCAACCTGACCGGCTTGATCTCGACGACCTCCATTGCAAAATGGCACACGAGGAAAAGGTTCTTATCGCCATTGATTCCAGCGCCCGCAACAGCGCAGAACTGGGTTATCTGCGACTGGGCATCGACCAGGCGCGTCGTGGCTGGATCGAGTCCTGCGACGTCATCAACACGCAACGTATCGAGAAGATCAGAAGCTGGCTGGCGCAGCCCAAATTGCCGCAGTCTTCGCCAAGTCACCTTGTCGGACACTGCGGTTCTCAGGCCGAAAGGCCGTGAAAGATTTCTTCCTCTTGCGCAAAATGCAGACGCAGAACAGCATGAAGCGCATAGAGCGTGCGCCGCACTTCCAGCATGAAAGCGTCATCCTGCTGCTCATCGTCAGGCGCCTGGGTGGCCAGTCTGTCCACGGTACGACTTAGGCGATAGATTTCGCGGTGCATGCTGCTCATGGCGCCCATCGGGTCCTCCCCGCCTATCAGCTGTGCGAGGCGGGGATACAAGACACCATCGTCCTGGGCCTCATGCTGCAGGAGATTGCCTTGAAGCTGGGCGCTCAGGAGAACCAGTTCTTCCCGCATCGCCGCGCTGGAGAGATCTTCCACCCTGTCCGCCAGCCATACAAGCCGATCAATGATGGGCTGCAGTCGCACGTGTTCCTCGCGCAGCGTCTGGCAATCTTCTGCCGAGAGGCGGTCGCTGAGGTTTCCCCTTTCCACGTAGAGCACGCGCAGGGCGTTCAGGATGACCGCAACGTCGATGAACTCCTGCAGGATCGCCCCGGCGACCGGAGGCAGATAGCCGAAGGCCGCGGCCAGCATCGCGCATCCGGACAACCCCATGCCCGCCACCACGCTTTGCAGCGCGATCTTCCGGGCCTGTTGCGCCATCCGCACGGCAAATGCCAGGCGGTCCAGGCGATCCACCAGCAGCACCACCTGTGCGGATTCGGCCGCTGCAGCCGCGCCTCGGGCGCCCATGGCCACGCCAATATCAGCGGCAGCCAGCGCCGGCGCGTCATTGATGCCGTCACCCACCATCATTGTCACGCCCTCTCGGCTCGCCTGCTTGATGGCCGCCAGTTTCGACGCCGGGCTCTGCTCCGGCATGACGTCATCAAAACCGAGTGAGCTGCCGATCGTCATGGCGACGTCGCGGCGATCCCCGGTCAGCATGACGATACGCTTGGCCCCCAATGCGCGTAACTGGCGCAGGGCGCGCGGCGTGTCGAGGCGGATGTCGTCAGCCAGGTAGAGCACGCCGCAGAGCTGTCCATCCACCGCGACACAGACGCCGGCGCCGCCTTCGTATTTGAGACGGTCCCTGAGTCCACTCGTCCAGGGCGGCGCAGCGCTGGGGCCGATGACATATTGCATGGCGCCAACACGGACCAGCTTGCCATCTACCCGGCCCGATAATCCCGCACCCGGCTGCTCCTGTACTTGATCCGGAATCGACAAGACCAATGCGCGCTCTATCGCCGCACTGACCACTGCCTGGGCAATGACGTGATTGGACATCTGCTCCAGCGAGGCCGCCAGCCTGAGCAGCTCGTCGGCCTGTATCGACGGGGTGGTCACCATGTTCATCAGGCGCGCCTTTCCCGCGGTCAGGGTGCCTGTCTTGTCGAAGAACAGGGTGCGGACCTGCGCCAGCTTTTCCAGCGCTCCGCCGTGCTTGATCAGCACACCGCGTTGGGCGCATCGCGACATGGCGCAGACGATCGCCACAGGCACTGCCAATATGAGCGGGCAAGGCGTGGCGACCACCACCACCGCCAATGCACGGCGGGGATCGCCAGTCAGCAGCCACGACAGCGCGGCCATTGCCAGCACCAGCGGGATGAACAGCAAGGCATAGCGGTCCGCCATCCTTGCCGCCGGCGCCTGGGACGCCTGGGCAGCCTGGACCAGACGCAGTACCTGGGCAAATGTGCTGGACTGGTCGGTGCTGGTGGCTAACAGATCAAAGGCGTTGCCCGCATTGACGCAGCCACTGGCCAGCGTCGCTCCCTGTGGATGGGAGACCGGCAGGGACTCGCCAGTGAGCATGGATTCGTCCACCACGGCGGGGCCAAGCAGGCGGCCATCCACGGGGACGGGCTCGCCGGGGCGGACCAGCAGGCGATCCCCCGGTCGGACCAGGTTCAGACCAATCGTGACGATGCGTTCTCCCTCGTAGCGATTGGCGACATGGGGCGCCTTGCCGAGCAAGGCGGACATTTCCTGCTGCGCGCGCCTCTGCGCAACACTTTCCAACGCGCGGCCGCCCGCAAACATCAACGCGATGACCGCCGCCACCAGGTCTTCGCGCAACAGGACGGCGCCCGCGATCGAGACCAGCGCGATGAGGTCGAGCTTCATGCCTCCGCGCCGCATCGCCATCGCGGTATCGGCCAGCACCGCCATCAGCACGACAAGCGGACCCGCCAGCCAGGCCCATTGCGCCAGCGCTTGCAGGCCCATCCATCGGCCCAGGATGCCCACTGCCAAGGTGACGGCGCAGAAGACGAGGATGGCCTGATAAAGTCGATTGCTGACACTCATAGGCAAGCCTCTCGCGAGGGAAATGGATAGGGGACGCAACGAAGAGCAATATCTTTCCAGATTAGATGTCCTGCGGGCCCTTCCCTCTGATCCAGGTCAAAGGGAATTGGGCGAATCCAGCGAAAAGGCTGCGGCCAAGCGGGCAGATGTTCCAACCAGCAGACCGGTCCTGTCGGGGACGACGTTGCCCTGCTTGCTCAGCCTTGTGCAACACGGATTTCTTGACGTACGTCATTTCTGCATCGCCATGCTGTTCCATCATCTTCAACCAGAGCCTACTTCCAGTCCGTCTGGTCCGCTCGGAGAGATGGGAGAAGATCCACTGGCACGCATGCATCCGACGCACTCCCGAATCTGGAAGTCCACCTTCACAGCAGGGGCGCGCATGCAGCCTGTGGCAGGAGAGATGATGCCGGACAAAGTCGAGTCGTTCGCCACGAGGCCGGACGCTGTCGTCGCCGACAGGCTGGTCAAGTATTTCGGCCAAGGTAACGCACGGGTGCTCGCCATCGACCATGCTTGCCTGTCGGCAGCCTTCGGCGAGATCCTGTTCATCGTCGGCCCTTCGGGCAGTGGCAAGACCACTTTCCTGAGTATCATCTCCGGCATTCTTCGCCCGGACGGCGGCGTTGTCAGGGTCAATGGCGTCGACCTCTGGAATTTGCCAGAGGACCAGCTCGCCGACTTTCGCCTCAACACCATCGGTTTCGTTTTTCAGGACTACCATCTTTTCCCGAGACTGACCAGTGCCGAGAATGTCGCTATTCCTCTGATATTGAAAAACGTCGATTGGAAGTCCGCGCTTGCATCGGCCAACATGTTTCTTGACGTGGTGGGACTGAAAGGCTGCGGCGATGTCTTTCCCCTCAAGCTTTCCGGCGGCGAACAACAACGGGTCGCCATTGCTCGCGCCATTGTCTCCTCGCCTCCCATTCTCATTCTTGACGAACCAACGGCCTCGCTCGATGGAGATACCGGGCGCATGATCATCGCGTTTCTGCGAGAGAAGATCCTCAATCCGCGGCGCTGCATCCTGATCGTGACCCATGATCCGCGAATCAGCGAATTCGCAGACCGCATCGTCCATATGGCCGACGGCAAGGTGACCGGCCTGGACAAGGAACTGCGATGAAAAGCCGGGCCATCTTCGTCCTGGCTGGCGTGGGCCTGGTCATCGGGCTGGTCGTCGCCTGGCTGTTCAGCCAGGAGCGAAAGCCGCAACCCCCTGCCTTCGCTCCCATCGCCAACCCGTATGGGAATGCCATCCATGCCAACGGCATCATCGAAAGCGAACAAGGCGGCGGAGTCAATATCCCGGTCTATCCCGAATTGCCCGGCCGCGTGATCCGCGTCTTGGTCCATGAGGGGCAGCACGTCAGCTCAGGCGCTGTCCTGATCATGCTTGATGATACCGTGCAGCGTGCAAGCACCGAGCAGGCCCGTCTGCAGGCTGAAGCGGCGCAGGCGCAACTGGCTCAGCTCAAGGCCCAGCCACGTCCCGAAGCGCTGGCAGTGGCCCGCGCCCAGGTAGTGGCGGCGGACGCCAACCGCAAGACTGCTCAGGATCAGTTCGAAAAGCGCCGGGCCATGGCAGAGCTGGACGCCCGCACGATCAGCAAGGACGCGCTCGATACGGCCGAGAATGCATGGCGCCAGGCACAGGCCAGCCTGGAGGTGGCGCAACGACAATATGAGCTGATCAGGGCCGGTAGCTGGAGCTACGATCTTCTTTCTCAGCAGCGGCAGGTGGAGGCGTTGACGCAAAGCTACGATGCTGCCACGGCCCTGCTGCAGAAATACACGATACGGGCAAGCGGGGACGGGATCGTACTGGCCCTCAATGTCGCGCCAGGCTCCTACGTCTCTGCGCAGGGCGTCTACGATGGATATACCCAAGCCATGGCTCCGCCTGTACTCATGGGGTCGGTTCAGGAGTATCTCGCGGTGCGCTGCTACGTCGATGAGATGCTGGTCTCGCGCCTGCCCCCGGTCGAGCGCATCGATGCCAGGATGGCGCTGCGCGGCAGCGACATCATGATGCCGCTCCAGTTCGTCCGCATTCAGCCTTACGTCTCGCCAAAGATCGCTCTATCGAACCAGCGCCAGGAGCGCGTGGACCTGCGAGTGCTGCCTATTCTCTTTCGCTTCCGCGCCGATGGTCGGATCAAAGTCTATCCCGGCCAATTGGTTGATGTGTTCATTGGGCAGAAAAAATGATGAATCTACCGGTTTCGCTCATGCGCAAATGGCTGGCATGGATGCTGCTGGCCACCCAGGCAGGCTGCTTGGTGGGCCCGGATTTTGTCGCGCCGACGCCACCCAGGGTCAGCCAATATACACGTGATCCGGTGCTTCTCGACAGGATGTCGGAGCCTGACATGTCGCAGCAACTGCTGATGGGAGAGAACCCGCCCGCACGCTGGTGGCAGCTGTTTGGCTCGCCCGAACTGGATGCCGCCGTCACTCAGGCGCTGACCAGGAATCCGACCCTGCAGGCCGCCGTCTCCAACCTCCTGCTTGCCGAGGACAATTTGCGCGCCGGAGGGGCCGTCTTCTATCCGCGACTCGACGCCAACATGATGGCCGAGCGTACCCGCAGCGCCTCCCTGGTGCAAGGCTCAAGTGCACCGGACAAAGTCTTCAGTGTCGCCACACTCAGTGGCGCGGTCAGTTATGCAATCGATCTCTTCGGGGAAAAGCGGCGCACGCTGGAACAGCTCGAGGCGATGGTGGACGTGCAGCAGCAGCTTCATCATGCAGCCTACCTGACCCTGACAGCCAACGTCGTCAATGCCTACATAGCGCGAGCCGGCTATCTCAGCCAGATCAGCCTGGTCCGGCAGATCATCGCCCTGGAGGAGCTGCAGTTGGAGGCGATCCAGGCCAGGGTCGACACGGGCGTCGCCCCGCTGGCAGACCTGCTCAGTCAAGCCAGTCTGCTCGCAGGAAACCAGGCCCTGCTCGCGCAACTGACCCAGCGCCTCTATCAAATCGAACATCTGCTGGCGCAATTGCAGGGGGAATTCCCTGCGCAGGCCAGTCTGCCAGAGCTCGTCCTCGCTGATCTGCATCTGCCCTCTGACATTCCGGTCAGCCTGCCCTCCGCATTGGTGCGCCGGCGTCCTGACATCCTTGCCGCAGAGGCGCGGATGCACGCCGCCAGCGCCGCCATCGGGATGTCCAGCGCTGCGCAGTATCCCAGCCTGGAACTGACGGCCACCTACGGCGTGGCCGCGCGCAATCTGTCGCAGCTGACCGGGCCGGCTACATCGTTATGGAGCTTCGGGCCATCGCTGAGCACGCCATTGTTCAACGGCGGAAGATTGCGGGCCCAGCGTGACGCCGCAGTCAATGCATTTGAAGCTAGCCAGTCGGAATACCAGCAGACTGTCCTGACAGCCTTCGAGCAGGTTGCCGACGCGCTGCGGGCATTGCAGGCCGACGGACATATCGTCAGTGCGCAATCCGCCGCAGCGCGCTATGCCTATGACACCCTTCTGCTGCAACGGGCCAGTTATAGCGCTGGACTCTCATCCTATGCCGACATGCTGCTCTATGAGGTGCAATACCGCAGCGCAGCCATCGCCAGCTTGCAGGCGACGGTCCAGCGCTACCAGGATACCGTCGCCCTGCTGGTGGCCTCGGGCGGCGGATGGCTCGATACGGCTGCGCAGCGGCGCTGAATGAGCATGAGAAAAAACATGAAGAAGAGCGGCATCCTGAGGATAGGTCTCAAACTGCTGATCAGCGACAAGACCAAGTTCAGCGCACTGCTGATCGGGATCTCCTTTGCGGTCTTCCTGATGACGCAGATGACCGCAATGTTCGCCGGCATTCTCAACCGGGCGCATTCCACGGTCACCAACATCGGCGCAGCAATGTGGATCATTGATCCGGCGGTCAATACCCCCACCAGTTCGGTACCGCTGCCGGACTATCTGCTGGACATCATGCGCAGCATGGAGGGCGTCGAGTATGCCTTGCCCTTGTTCATCGGAGGTGCGCAACTCAGGCTCGCTAGCGGCACCTATCAGGGCGTCACGGTCGTCGGCCTGGATGACGCCAGCCTGTTCGGACGCCCTGAGCTTGAGCAAGGTCAGCTGCAGGACATCTATGCCGACGATTCATTCTTTGTGGTCAACGACGCCGAATACGGCAAGCTGGAAAATCCCGCCTTGGGCAGCACCTTCGAGCTGAACGATCATCGCGGAGTGATTGCCGGCATCGCCAAGGTGGCCTCCAACGGTCTGAACGGCGTCCCAACGCTCTACACCACCTATAGCCGGGCTATCGAATACATTCCGTCCACCCGCTTTACGCTCTCCTACATCCTGGTGAAACCCAGCAATGCCGAGGCGATCGCCAATATCAAGCGCAACGTGAGCCAGCTCGGCTACCTTGCGCTTACCCGCGAAGAATTCAGCAAGCGCATCACCGATTTCTATACCTACAAGACGGGCATCGGCACCAACATCTTGCTCATGACAGTCATCAGCTTTTTGGTCGGTCTGTCCATTTCCGGGCAGACTTTCTATAGCTTCATCACGGAGAACGTGGAGAAGTTCGGTGCGCTCAAGGCCATCGGCGCCAAGGGGTCGGATTTGATCGTGATGATCCTGGGCATGGCCTTATTGACCTCGATGACAGGATTCGGACTGGGGATCGGGCTGGTCACCATCACGGTGACCCTGGTGCGCACGGTCCTGCCCAATTACGCCGCCATGATTACCTTCCTGAACCTGGCGCTGGCCCTGTGCATGGTGATCATTATTGCCGCAGTGTCGAGCTGGTTTGCTATCCGTCGTGTACTGAAGATCGAACCCTTCGACATCTTCCGTAGCTGACTCGGGAAGATGTCTGATGGGCCGGCGCTCAACTGGACTCGAGCGCATTGTTCTGAAGACGTTCAAGCTTGCCCCGATAGCTGCCGCGCCGGATCTCCGCGTCGGTGATGGCCACGCGCGCCATTGGGGTCTTGCCACACAGGTCGGCCATCTCGGCGAGGGTATGCTCCCCACCTCTGCCGCCCATCGTGCAGAACAGTGCCACTCGATGAAACCGCAGGCGGTGGCGCGCCAGATAGCTGCGCATCGGCGCGGCCATGTTGCCCGCCCAGACCGGTGTTCCCAGCACCACCAGCGCATACTCGCCCGGATCCTTGCCCGAGGTGCTGATTCTGGGCTCCTTGTGAAACAGGCTCTCGTAGAGGGAGCGCAGGTAGCCCAGCGGGCCGGAGCGGCTGTCGAGATCGTCGATGGCTTCGAAATCGGCGCCGCACAGGTCGGCGAATTCCCGGCCGACCTTGGCCGTGTGACCAGAGCGCGAGTAACAGACGACAAGGCAATTGTGCATCATGCACCTCCTCCAGGATTCATCACGAACCGCGATTGACGACGAAGGAAATCTTGGCGTTGATCCGGTACTTCACGATCTTGTCGCCATCCACACAGGCTGACATCTCGTTGACGTAGATCGACTTGATATGCGTGACCGATTTGGCCACCTTCCTGACTGCATTCTGTGCGGCATCCTCCCAGCTGCTGTCCGATTCCGCCAGCACTTCAATGACCTTCAAGATATCCATGGCTACACTCCCTTGCACTGATGATGTTGAGACCTGCTTGGCGATACGGCTGCCCCGTTCTGGACAGGGCGCCGTCCCTGGCGACAATGCGCCCTATTTCCGTGTAGACGCGCCCGGATCATCCGGCGATGCTGGCTCACGCGAACCTTGCGCAGCCGCCTGATCTCCTGTTTTCGGCACCATAGAGTCAATACGATCGCATCCAGAAAACAGAAAGAAACCGGTTATCACGACCACCCATTTGACGAACTGCATGTCATGCTCCTGACGAGGTTCTGATTCATCGCACCGCAGACGGCAGGCGATGCGGCTTGCTACTGGACGTTGATCTGACGGGATTGCTTGCCGTTCTTCTTGGGCAAGACCAGGGTCAGCACACCATCCTCGTACCTGGCGACCGATTTTTCGCCATCGACTTCGTGGGCCAGGGAAAATACCCGGTGCAGCCGTTCCGACGAGCGCTCGCAACGGATCCAGGTGTCGCCGTTCTTTTCCTCCTGGTTCTCGCTGGCTTCGGCAGCGATGGACACCTTGTTGCCATCGACGTCGACCTTGATGTTCTCCTTCTTCATCCCTGGCAATTCAGCCTTGACGGTATAGCTGGATTCGTTTTCCGAGACGTCCATCTTCATCGTCTGCCGTGCTTCCATCCATCTGCCCAGGGGCGCCTGGCGGATTTCTCTCAACAAGTCCTCGAAGCTGCCGATGGGGTCGAAGCGGGCCACGTCGCTCAGCGGGGCGAGGCTGGGAAGATCGCGATTCATGATTACTCCTTCTGGATTTCGATAGTTCAACAAGATTCGTGGAAGAGGATGCTGATCAGCAGTGCGATCAGCATCCGCTTTCTCTGCGCCGGACATGCGCCGGATATGCGCTAGATGTTGGCCAGATGTCAGCTAGACCGAAATGTTGTTCTTCACGACAGTCACGCCAGGGTCGGACCATGCGGCAAAACCGGCCGGCTCCTTTTCCGCCCAGGATTTCACCTTTCCGCTGAGCGTCGCCACGCCATGATCGATGGCCACATCGATCTTGCTGGCGTCAATCTGCGCATTGCGCACCAGGGCGTCGTGGATCTTGGACTTCACGTCGGTCACGCGCACATTCGATTTGACCTGGATCTTGTTGAGCACACCCTTGACGCCCAGCAGATGCCGCACCGAGTTCTCGGCCGAGTCATGCTGGTAGTGCCATTCCACTTCGCCATCGAGGGTGACCCATCCATCTGCCACGGTGACGGTGACCTTGTCACGCGGCAGATTGGCGTTGGCCCGCAAGGCGGTGAGGGCGACCTCGGCGATCTCGAGATCGCTTCGCTTGCTGGCGCCGTCCAGGTTGACCAGCAGTTCATCGACCACGGCCTTGACATTGGCCACCCGCTTGGCGGCCTGCTCGGCGTTCTTCTTGTCTGCGAAGCGAGGCACATAGCCCGAGAGGGTCACGATGCCATCCTTGACGGCCACGTTGATGTGGCGCGCGTCCACCGAGGGCTCCCATTCCAGTTCATCAATAATCTTCTGCTGCAGTTCACTAGCGATGGACATTTCTTTCTCCATGAATGAAAGACGAAAATGGTTACGACATCTTCAGGCGGCTCAGTTACTCAGTTATCTACCAGGAAGCTGATCTTGGCGTTGATGCGATAGCGCGTTATCTTGTTGTCCGCCACCACGGCCTCCATGTCGCTGACGTACAGCGACCGGAGATTGTGGATCTTCACCGCAGCGCCGTGCACGGCATTCTGTGCCGCCTGGCGCCAGCTGCTGTCCGATTCGGCCAATACTTCGATCACCTCGATTGTGTTCATAGGGCTCTCCTGAAAACGTCATGGAGACCTTACGCCGGGGCGCTCTTCTCTCGCTGATGTAAGTCAAGAATTTGGTCCCGTCTGCGGATCGCATTCGGCCGAGCCAGGCAACACATCCGTGCCGCATCGTTGCCGACGGACGCAGAACATGCCGGCTTTTTTTGATCTGGAGCAGGATCGCCGCGTCGTCACCGGGCACAGTGAGCGCTGAGAGATCGGCAACTCCGCTAGCGCTCGAGACAGCTTCAGTCAAGCGGCCAATAGACCTGACAGCCAAGGATGGGAGATGAAGGCTCCACGACAGTTATTACCCCGTAGCGCGACGCCCGCGCCTGCCATCATTGTTCATGAAGCCAGAGCGGTTCCTTTACTGTGTCAGGGCGCAGTGATGGATGGTTGGCGCGATCAACATACCGTCTGCCCGACATGCGGCGCGTTCTTTGACGGGCTTGCATGGACATGGTCCCTGCCCACTTCTTATGCGCTTCAGCGCACTTGCCCGGCGTGCCGCCGCTTGAGCGAAAAGCGGCCT is drawn from Herbaspirillum seropedicae and contains these coding sequences:
- a CDS encoding heavy metal translocating P-type ATPase; translation: MSVSNRLYQAILVFCAVTLAVGILGRWMGLQALAQWAWLAGPLVVLMAVLADTAMAMRRGGMKLDLIALVSIAGAVLLREDLVAAVIALMFAGGRALESVAQRRAQQEMSALLGKAPHVANRYEGERIVTIGLNLVRPGDRLLVRPGEPVPVDGRLLGPAVVDESMLTGESLPVSHPQGATLASGCVNAGNAFDLLATSTDQSSTFAQVLRLVQAAQASQAPAARMADRYALLFIPLVLAMAALSWLLTGDPRRALAVVVVATPCPLILAVPVAIVCAMSRCAQRGVLIKHGGALEKLAQVRTLFFDKTGTLTAGKARLMNMVTTPSIQADELLRLAASLEQMSNHVIAQAVVSAAIERALVLSIPDQVQEQPGAGLSGRVDGKLVRVGAMQYVIGPSAAPPWTSGLRDRLKYEGGAGVCVAVDGQLCGVLYLADDIRLDTPRALRQLRALGAKRIVMLTGDRRDVAMTIGSSLGFDDVMPEQSPASKLAAIKQASREGVTMMVGDGINDAPALAAADIGVAMGARGAAAAAESAQVVLLVDRLDRLAFAVRMAQQARKIALQSVVAGMGLSGCAMLAAAFGYLPPVAGAILQEFIDVAVILNALRVLYVERGNLSDRLSAEDCQTLREEHVRLQPIIDRLVWLADRVEDLSSAAMREELVLLSAQLQGNLLQHEAQDDGVLYPRLAQLIGGEDPMGAMSSMHREIYRLSRTVDRLATQAPDDEQQDDAFMLEVRRTLYALHAVLRLHFAQEEEIFHGLSA
- a CDS encoding ABC transporter ATP-binding protein, yielding MPDKVESFATRPDAVVADRLVKYFGQGNARVLAIDHACLSAAFGEILFIVGPSGSGKTTFLSIISGILRPDGGVVRVNGVDLWNLPEDQLADFRLNTIGFVFQDYHLFPRLTSAENVAIPLILKNVDWKSALASANMFLDVVGLKGCGDVFPLKLSGGEQQRVAIARAIVSSPPILILDEPTASLDGDTGRMIIAFLREKILNPRRCILIVTHDPRISEFADRIVHMADGKVTGLDKELR
- a CDS encoding HlyD family secretion protein; protein product: MKSRAIFVLAGVGLVIGLVVAWLFSQERKPQPPAFAPIANPYGNAIHANGIIESEQGGGVNIPVYPELPGRVIRVLVHEGQHVSSGAVLIMLDDTVQRASTEQARLQAEAAQAQLAQLKAQPRPEALAVARAQVVAADANRKTAQDQFEKRRAMAELDARTISKDALDTAENAWRQAQASLEVAQRQYELIRAGSWSYDLLSQQRQVEALTQSYDAATALLQKYTIRASGDGIVLALNVAPGSYVSAQGVYDGYTQAMAPPVLMGSVQEYLAVRCYVDEMLVSRLPPVERIDARMALRGSDIMMPLQFVRIQPYVSPKIALSNQRQERVDLRVLPILFRFRADGRIKVYPGQLVDVFIGQKK
- a CDS encoding efflux transporter outer membrane subunit produces the protein MRKWLAWMLLATQAGCLVGPDFVAPTPPRVSQYTRDPVLLDRMSEPDMSQQLLMGENPPARWWQLFGSPELDAAVTQALTRNPTLQAAVSNLLLAEDNLRAGGAVFYPRLDANMMAERTRSASLVQGSSAPDKVFSVATLSGAVSYAIDLFGEKRRTLEQLEAMVDVQQQLHHAAYLTLTANVVNAYIARAGYLSQISLVRQIIALEELQLEAIQARVDTGVAPLADLLSQASLLAGNQALLAQLTQRLYQIEHLLAQLQGEFPAQASLPELVLADLHLPSDIPVSLPSALVRRRPDILAAEARMHAASAAIGMSSAAQYPSLELTATYGVAARNLSQLTGPATSLWSFGPSLSTPLFNGGRLRAQRDAAVNAFEASQSEYQQTVLTAFEQVADALRALQADGHIVSAQSAAARYAYDTLLLQRASYSAGLSSYADMLLYEVQYRSAAIASLQATVQRYQDTVALLVASGGGWLDTAAQRR
- a CDS encoding ABC transporter permease → MKKSGILRIGLKLLISDKTKFSALLIGISFAVFLMTQMTAMFAGILNRAHSTVTNIGAAMWIIDPAVNTPTSSVPLPDYLLDIMRSMEGVEYALPLFIGGAQLRLASGTYQGVTVVGLDDASLFGRPELEQGQLQDIYADDSFFVVNDAEYGKLENPALGSTFELNDHRGVIAGIAKVASNGLNGVPTLYTTYSRAIEYIPSTRFTLSYILVKPSNAEAIANIKRNVSQLGYLALTREEFSKRITDFYTYKTGIGTNILLMTVISFLVGLSISGQTFYSFITENVEKFGALKAIGAKGSDLIVMILGMALLTSMTGFGLGIGLVTITVTLVRTVLPNYAAMITFLNLALALCMVIIIAAVSSWFAIRRVLKIEPFDIFRS
- a CDS encoding flavodoxin family protein; translated protein: MMHNCLVVCYSRSGHTAKVGREFADLCGADFEAIDDLDSRSGPLGYLRSLYESLFHKEPRISTSGKDPGEYALVVLGTPVWAGNMAAPMRSYLARHRLRFHRVALFCTMGGRGGEHTLAEMADLCGKTPMARVAITDAEIRRGSYRGKLERLQNNALESS
- a CDS encoding dodecin family protein yields the protein MDILKVIEVLAESDSSWEDAAQNAVRKVAKSVTHIKSIYVNEMSACVDGDKIVKYRINAKISFVVNRGS
- a CDS encoding Hsp20/alpha crystallin family protein — its product is MNRDLPSLAPLSDVARFDPIGSFEDLLREIRQAPLGRWMEARQTMKMDVSENESSYTVKAELPGMKKENIKVDVDGNKVSIAAEASENQEEKNGDTWIRCERSSERLHRVFSLAHEVDGEKSVARYEDGVLTLVLPKKNGKQSRQINVQ
- a CDS encoding BON domain-containing protein, with the protein product MSIASELQQKIIDELEWEPSVDARHINVAVKDGIVTLSGYVPRFADKKNAEQAAKRVANVKAVVDELLVNLDGASKRSDLEIAEVALTALRANANLPRDKVTVTVADGWVTLDGEVEWHYQHDSAENSVRHLLGVKGVLNKIQVKSNVRVTDVKSKIHDALVRNAQIDASKIDVAIDHGVATLSGKVKSWAEKEPAGFAAWSDPGVTVVKNNISV
- a CDS encoding dodecin family protein, which codes for MNTIEVIEVLAESDSSWRQAAQNAVHGAAVKIHNLRSLYVSDMEAVVADNKITRYRINAKISFLVDN